From the genome of Pseudomonadota bacterium:
GAGAAGGATGCCTTCGAGTGGACCGCCCTGATGCGCGCGGCGTTCGCGGGCCGCGATCCGGTCGTGAAGCTGCTTCTGGATCGAGGTGCGGATCCGAACACCTCTTCAAGCGGTAACGGAGTCACAGCTCTCATTCTCGCAGCAAAAGCGGGGCGCCCCGAGATCGCACAGACACTCATCAAGCGTGGCGCGCGACTCGACGTTAGAGGCGAAGACGGCATGACTCCATTGTTGGCCGCGATCCGCGGAGGCAACGAGAAGCTCGTCGTGTTCATGCTCGAGAAGGGAGCGAGTGCAACCGAGGTCGCGGAGAATGGTTTGACAACGCTCATGCTCGCCGCTCCACGGATGGGCGCCGACACGATCCGCAGTCTGATCGAACGCGGGGCTGATCCGAAGGCAGAAAACCGGGCGGGCGCCACAGCGCTCCATTACGCCGCTCGCTGGGGGAATTCGGTAGCAGCAGGAATCTTGATCGAGCACGGCGCGATTCCGGACGTTCTTTCTGCAGCGCAGCCGACGCCGCTTCTTGTCGCGGCGAAGGCCGGTCAAACAGAGACTGCATTGTTGCTGTTGGAGCGCGGAGCCGACCCAAATCGTGCATCCGGGGAGTGGGCGAGGACGCCGCTTTTGTCGGCGGCGGACGAGGGCAACGAACCCCTCGTGGAAAAACTCCTGTCTTTGGGCGCGCGGACCGACGCCAAGACAAAAGACAACTTCACGATGCTGATGGCCGCGTCCCGGGGCGGCTTGGTGAATTTCGTCAAGCAACTCATCTCCAGAGGACAGAAGGTGAACGCGCAAGACGACGACGGATGGTCCGCGTTGATGGTGGCGGCCGGTAACGGTCATCGGGAGGTCGTAGAGCTACTCCTCAAGAAGAAGGCGAAGGTAGATCTGCATGACGAAAACGAACGCACGGCTCTCAACTGGGCGGTCGAAGCCGCGCAACCCGAAATCGTCTCTCTGTTGTTGGAACACGGTGCGAGCCCGACGGTCGCGACTGAGATAGTCCGTGAGGAGCCGCCGGACAGTCTGGTCGCATCCACGATCCCGGTGCTTTGCCCAAAACGACATGGAGAGCACGGAACCGAACGCCTAGAGTGCGATCAATCGGACTTCGCGCCCTGGG
Proteins encoded in this window:
- a CDS encoding ankyrin repeat domain-containing protein encodes the protein MMKMKTVSLLVVALSLCLAMASCTDKKTPTPKNTASCPDEEAATPESAADNASGDGRYKMDRDAIDNGLSPDHRVGAGWTQLMWASFRGDGNSVKQLLSSKCGIGRVDDVGRTALMVAAEAGHAEIVGALIDNGEKVYEKDAFEWTALMRAAFAGRDPVVKLLLDRGADPNTSSSGNGVTALILAAKAGRPEIAQTLIKRGARLDVRGEDGMTPLLAAIRGGNEKLVVFMLEKGASATEVAENGLTTLMLAAPRMGADTIRSLIERGADPKAENRAGATALHYAARWGNSVAAGILIEHGAIPDVLSAAQPTPLLVAAKAGQTETALLLLERGADPNRASGEWARTPLLSAADEGNEPLVEKLLSLGARTDAKTKDNFTMLMAASRGGLVNFVKQLISRGQKVNAQDDDGWSALMVAAGNGHREVVELLLKKKAKVDLHDENERTALNWAVEAAQPEIVSLLLEHGASPTVATEIVREEPPDSLVASTIPVLCPKRHGEHGTERLECDQSDFAPWAINDFNLDWYPLHLQAMREPSLVFGVPAGVDTYRLSISPSFTHPYLVRIERDGKNLVMIAKQLTGRGGYEPGVIDFVRAEPLSAKKWDEFETLLAQASYWTLPTRSR